In Morganella morganii, the following are encoded in one genomic region:
- a CDS encoding class I SAM-dependent methyltransferase, translated as MEVSNYSPLLSYYAYIKKFIASPATMGTITPSSRWLCRAMVRHVDWSGVQHFAELGAGTGVITRQILDQMDPLAKLDAYEIDPYFVSLLNKFQDGRLGIFSDSAEKLNRPYNVIFSGLPFLSIDRRTGLRILKAVRDNIELSDGQFILFQYTTKFEKYLRRYFHFRKERVLFNVPPAWVYICTPKRRYTNN; from the coding sequence ATGGAAGTATCAAACTATTCACCGTTACTGAGCTATTACGCGTACATCAAAAAGTTTATTGCATCGCCGGCCACGATGGGAACAATTACCCCTTCATCACGCTGGCTGTGCCGTGCAATGGTCCGTCACGTCGACTGGAGCGGTGTGCAGCATTTTGCTGAGCTGGGTGCCGGTACCGGGGTAATTACCCGTCAGATTCTGGATCAGATGGATCCACTGGCTAAACTGGATGCCTATGAAATTGACCCCTATTTTGTCAGCCTGCTGAATAAATTTCAGGATGGCCGGCTGGGGATTTTTTCTGACTCAGCAGAGAAACTGAACCGCCCGTATAATGTGATTTTCTCCGGTCTGCCGTTCCTGTCAATTGACCGCCGCACCGGGCTGCGTATTCTGAAAGCGGTGCGTGACAATATCGAACTCAGCGACGGGCAGTTTATTCTGTTTCAGTACACCACCAAATTTGAGAAATATCTGCGCCGTTATTTCCATTTCCGCAAAGAGCGTGTATTGTTCAACGTTCCGCCAGCCTGGGTGTATATCTGCACCCCGAAGAGACGTTATACCAATAACTGA
- a CDS encoding peptide MFS transporter, whose amino-acid sequence MQSTTNKKRTFFGHPYPLSSLFFTEMWERFSFYGIRPLLILFMAATVYEGGMDIPREQASAIVGIFAGAIYLTSLPGGWLADNWLGQRMAVWYGSIIIALGHLSIALSAIWSPKLFFVGLLFIVIGTGLFKTCVTVMVGTLYKQDDTRRDGGFSLFYMGINMGSFIAPLATGWLVPNFGWHWGFGIGGLGMLVALLVFRFYAVPLMRQYDGEVGLDSSWDRPTVARKNVGKWVGLAAVVIAAVTVLIASGVIPFNPMLVATNMVYLISGMVILYFIYLFVFAGLESSERIRLFVCFILLVTAALFWSAFEQKPTSFNLFAKDYTDRNLFGFEIPTVWFQSINALFIIILAPVFSWLWPALARRNMNLSSITKFMFGVLFAAGGFAVMMMASERVIETSAGVSPMWLTFSILLLTLGELCLSPIGLATMTLLAPMKMRGQVMGLWFCASALGNLAAGIMGGNVRPDQLMNLPGFFSHVSVALLICAAVLCVLIVPVRKMLQSADNKSA is encoded by the coding sequence ATGCAATCAACAACAAACAAAAAACGTACTTTCTTCGGGCACCCTTACCCGCTCAGCTCGCTGTTCTTTACCGAGATGTGGGAACGCTTCTCCTTCTACGGTATCCGTCCGTTACTGATCCTGTTTATGGCAGCCACCGTCTATGAAGGCGGGATGGATATTCCGCGTGAACAGGCTTCCGCTATCGTCGGTATTTTTGCCGGTGCGATTTACCTGACCTCCCTGCCGGGCGGCTGGCTGGCGGATAACTGGCTCGGACAGCGCATGGCGGTCTGGTACGGCTCAATCATTATTGCACTCGGTCACCTCTCGATTGCCCTGTCGGCAATCTGGTCACCAAAGCTGTTCTTTGTCGGTCTGCTGTTTATCGTTATCGGTACCGGGTTATTTAAAACCTGTGTGACGGTCATGGTCGGTACGCTGTACAAACAGGACGATACACGCCGTGACGGCGGTTTTTCCCTGTTCTACATGGGGATTAACATGGGCTCCTTTATCGCGCCGCTGGCGACCGGCTGGTTAGTCCCTAACTTCGGCTGGCACTGGGGCTTCGGTATCGGTGGTCTGGGGATGTTAGTGGCCCTGCTGGTGTTCCGCTTCTACGCGGTACCACTGATGCGTCAGTATGACGGTGAAGTGGGTCTGGACTCCAGCTGGGATCGCCCGACTGTCGCGCGCAAAAATGTCGGTAAGTGGGTTGGCCTGGCGGCTGTGGTTATCGCCGCTGTCACTGTCCTGATCGCCTCCGGCGTTATCCCGTTCAACCCGATGCTGGTTGCCACCAACATGGTTTACCTCATCTCCGGGATGGTTATTCTCTACTTCATCTACCTGTTTGTGTTTGCCGGTCTGGAAAGCAGTGAACGCATCCGGTTATTTGTCTGTTTTATTCTGTTAGTCACCGCCGCCCTGTTCTGGTCTGCGTTTGAACAGAAACCGACGTCATTCAATCTGTTTGCGAAGGATTACACTGACCGTAACCTGTTCGGTTTTGAAATCCCGACTGTCTGGTTCCAGTCCATCAACGCCCTGTTTATCATTATACTGGCCCCCGTGTTCAGCTGGTTATGGCCTGCCCTGGCGCGCCGTAATATGAACCTGAGCAGTATCACCAAGTTTATGTTCGGTGTCCTGTTCGCTGCGGGTGGTTTTGCAGTGATGATGATGGCGTCCGAGCGCGTGATTGAAACCAGCGCCGGTGTCTCCCCGATGTGGCTGACCTTCAGTATCCTGCTGCTGACCCTGGGTGAGCTGTGCTTAAGCCCGATTGGTCTGGCGACCATGACACTGCTGGCACCGATGAAAATGCGCGGCCAGGTGATGGGTCTGTGGTTCTGTGCCAGTGCGCTGGGTAACCTTGCAGCCGGTATCATGGGCGGTAATGTCCGTCCGGATCAGCTGATGAACCTGCCGGGCTTCTTCTCACACGTTTCTGTTGCCCTGCTTATCTGTGCCGCAGTGCTGTGTGTGCTGATTGTGCCGGTACGCAAAATGCTGCAAAGCGCAGACAACAAATCTGCCTGA
- the cysM gene encoding cysteine synthase CysM, whose product MASISNGIGNTPLFRLARLGEGSGAEIWVKPEGNNPGGSVKDRAAKSMIEGAEQRGEIRPGDTLIEATSGNTGIALAMIAAIRGYKLKLLMPENMSAERQAAMKAYGAELVLVSRAQGMEGARDLAQQMAADGEGYVLDQFNNPDNPLAHYRTTGPEIWQQTDGRITHFVSAMGTTGTITGVARYLKEVAPQINITGLQPAENSQIPGIRRWSPGYLPGIFQPQLVDDILDITQQEAEDTMRQLAQQEGIFCGVSSGGAVAGALRIAKANPGAVIVAVICDRGDRYLSTGVFG is encoded by the coding sequence GTGGCATCTATCAGTAATGGGATCGGTAATACCCCGCTTTTCCGGCTTGCACGGTTGGGTGAAGGCAGTGGCGCAGAAATCTGGGTCAAACCGGAAGGTAATAACCCCGGCGGCTCTGTAAAAGATCGTGCGGCGAAAAGTATGATTGAAGGTGCTGAACAGCGCGGGGAGATCCGTCCCGGGGATACGCTGATTGAAGCCACCAGCGGTAACACCGGTATTGCGCTGGCGATGATCGCAGCGATTCGCGGTTATAAATTAAAGTTGCTGATGCCGGAAAATATGAGTGCCGAACGTCAGGCCGCCATGAAAGCTTACGGCGCGGAGCTGGTGCTGGTCAGCCGGGCACAGGGCATGGAAGGGGCGCGGGACCTGGCGCAGCAGATGGCAGCGGACGGGGAAGGTTATGTGCTTGATCAGTTTAATAATCCCGATAACCCGCTGGCCCATTACCGGACAACCGGCCCGGAAATCTGGCAGCAGACGGACGGGCGTATCACGCACTTTGTCTCAGCTATGGGCACTACCGGCACCATTACCGGGGTGGCGCGTTATCTGAAAGAGGTCGCACCGCAGATCAATATCACCGGTCTGCAACCGGCGGAAAACAGTCAGATTCCGGGGATCCGCCGCTGGTCACCGGGGTATCTGCCGGGGATTTTTCAGCCGCAGCTGGTGGATGATATTCTGGATATCACACAGCAGGAAGCAGAAGATACGATGCGCCAGCTGGCACAACAGGAAGGCATTTTCTGCGGGGTCAGTTCCGGCGGCGCGGTGGCCGGTGCACTGAGAATTGCAAAAGCGAACCCGGGAGCGGTGATTGTCGCCGTAATCTGCGATCGCGGCGACCGTTATCTCTCGACCGGCGTTTTCGGCTGA
- a CDS encoding DUF2526 family protein: protein MSDYAQSVADVEKAIESNSITEMNEMMVSLGDSNPLPYEQRYELQQRLRQAIMDHGKIHH from the coding sequence ATGAGCGATTATGCACAGAGTGTTGCTGATGTGGAAAAAGCCATTGAGAGTAACAGTATCACTGAAATGAACGAAATGATGGTCAGCCTGGGTGACAGCAACCCGCTGCCGTATGAACAGCGTTATGAATTACAGCAGCGCCTCCGCCAGGCGATAATGGATCACGGAAAAATACATCACTAG
- a CDS encoding YkgJ family cysteine cluster protein has protein sequence MSNVIAFTDADTNPCMQCGACCAYFRVSFYHGETDSTGGVVPAEMTEKVNDFMACMKGTDQKSPRCINLQGEVGQCVACSAYAQRPSPCREFDQSWVSGVHNAACDRARAAHGLPPLEPPSRHNDHAA, from the coding sequence ATGAGCAATGTAATTGCGTTTACTGATGCGGACACCAATCCCTGTATGCAGTGCGGGGCGTGCTGTGCCTATTTCCGGGTCTCGTTTTATCACGGGGAAACGGACAGTACGGGCGGCGTGGTGCCGGCAGAGATGACAGAAAAAGTGAATGACTTTATGGCCTGTATGAAAGGCACTGATCAGAAATCCCCGCGCTGTATCAATCTTCAGGGGGAAGTCGGTCAGTGTGTGGCGTGCAGCGCTTACGCACAACGCCCGTCGCCATGCCGTGAGTTTGATCAGTCGTGGGTCAGCGGTGTACACAATGCCGCCTGTGACCGGGCAAGAGCCGCACACGGCCTGCCGCCGCTGGAGCCGCCGTCCCGCCACAATGATCACGCGGCCTGA
- the cysW gene encoding sulfate/thiosulfate ABC transporter permease CysW, producing the protein MADTLRRRRFPWQKWLLISAGLLLTFFILVIPLVWIFVTALSDGIGGVIRALAEADMLHAIWLTVIVALITVPVNLIFGTLLAWLVTRFHFPGRQLLLTLADLPFAVSPVIAGLLYLLLYGSNSWLGGFLENSLNTQIMFALPGIVLVTIFVTCPYVVRELVPVMLSQGAQEEEAAVLLGARAWQIWWRVTLPNIRWPLFYGVILTNARAIGEFGAVSVVSGAIRGETFTLPLQVELLHQDYQTVAAFTASGLLALMAVATLCIRHGVMAYQGSRRKYEH; encoded by the coding sequence ATGGCTGATACACTACGCCGCCGGCGTTTCCCTTGGCAGAAGTGGCTGCTGATTTCTGCCGGGCTGCTGCTGACATTTTTCATCCTGGTTATTCCGCTGGTGTGGATTTTTGTGACCGCGCTGTCTGATGGTATCGGCGGTGTGATCCGCGCACTGGCGGAGGCGGATATGTTGCATGCTATCTGGCTGACAGTGATCGTAGCGCTGATCACCGTGCCGGTGAATCTGATTTTCGGCACACTGCTGGCGTGGCTGGTAACACGGTTTCATTTTCCCGGCCGCCAGTTATTGCTGACACTGGCGGATCTGCCGTTTGCAGTATCGCCGGTGATTGCCGGGCTGTTGTATCTGCTGCTGTACGGCTCAAACAGCTGGCTGGGTGGCTTTCTCGAAAACTCGCTGAATACCCAAATCATGTTTGCGTTGCCGGGAATTGTGCTGGTGACGATTTTCGTAACCTGTCCTTATGTGGTGCGGGAACTGGTGCCGGTAATGCTCAGTCAGGGTGCACAGGAAGAAGAGGCCGCCGTGCTGCTGGGGGCCCGTGCATGGCAGATCTGGTGGCGGGTGACACTGCCGAATATCCGCTGGCCGCTGTTTTACGGTGTGATCCTGACCAACGCCCGCGCTATCGGGGAATTCGGTGCAGTGTCAGTGGTTTCCGGGGCGATTCGCGGGGAAACCTTCACCCTGCCGTTGCAGGTGGAATTATTACATCAGGATTATCAGACCGTGGCGGCATTTACCGCATCCGGTCTGCTGGCACTGATGGCTGTTGCGACCCTGTGCATCCGCCATGGCGTGATGGCATATCAGGGATCCCGGAGGAAATATGAGCATTGA
- a CDS encoding ATP-binding cassette domain-containing protein: MSIEIRHLTHHFGAEPVLQDISLSVADGEMVALLGPSGSGKTTLLRIIAGLTPHSAGELYISGEEVSGLAAGERRAGFVFQHYALFRHMTVFDNIAFGLTVLPRKTRPSKKEIRAKVMSLLEKIQMPHLADRYPAQLSGGQQQRVALARALAAEPRILLLDEPFGALDAGVRTELRRWLRQLHQSLGFTAVFVTHDQEEALEVADRIVVMRGGHIEQVAVPESLGNDDSNRFVTEFLGQINIFRGDIGTDGGVRIGGVRQPVAALTAGFGPVSVFVRPWSLTLQHTFSADAVAARIVTIRSHGHYRTAVVTTEAAEDEVTVILPPDTRAAAGDSVWLTIRELRLFRGEDELALLPQAQCA, from the coding sequence ATGAGCATTGAAATCCGTCATCTGACACACCATTTCGGTGCGGAGCCGGTATTACAGGATATCTCGCTGTCGGTGGCGGACGGCGAAATGGTGGCGTTGCTGGGGCCGTCCGGATCCGGGAAAACCACACTGCTGCGGATTATTGCCGGGCTGACCCCTCATAGCGCCGGAGAATTGTATATCAGCGGGGAAGAGGTTTCCGGGCTGGCGGCAGGGGAGCGCCGGGCCGGGTTTGTTTTTCAGCACTATGCACTGTTCCGGCATATGACGGTGTTTGACAACATAGCATTCGGGCTGACGGTACTGCCGCGCAAAACACGGCCATCAAAAAAAGAAATCCGCGCTAAAGTGATGTCACTGCTGGAAAAGATTCAGATGCCGCACCTGGCGGATCGCTATCCGGCACAGCTTTCCGGCGGACAACAACAGCGGGTGGCACTGGCCAGAGCGCTGGCGGCAGAGCCGCGCATTCTGCTGCTGGATGAGCCGTTCGGTGCCCTGGATGCAGGGGTGAGAACCGAACTGCGCCGCTGGCTGCGTCAGCTGCATCAGTCGCTGGGATTTACTGCTGTGTTCGTGACACACGATCAGGAAGAGGCGCTGGAGGTGGCTGACCGCATCGTGGTGATGCGTGGCGGACATATCGAGCAGGTCGCGGTACCTGAAAGCCTCGGCAATGATGACAGCAACCGCTTTGTAACAGAATTCCTCGGTCAGATAAATATTTTCCGTGGTGATATCGGTACGGATGGCGGGGTGCGGATTGGCGGTGTGCGCCAGCCGGTTGCCGCACTGACCGCCGGTTTCGGGCCGGTATCGGTATTTGTGCGCCCCTGGTCGCTGACATTGCAGCACACTTTTTCAGCCGATGCGGTTGCTGCCCGGATTGTGACCATCCGTTCACACGGGCATTACCGCACTGCGGTGGTAACCACGGAAGCGGCTGAAGATGAAGTGACGGTAATATTACCGCCGGACACCCGTGCTGCCGCCGGTGATTCTGTCTGGCTGACAATCAGGGAACTACGGCTGTTTCGCGGCGAAGATGAACTGGCGCTGCTGCCGCAGGCACAGTGCGCATAA
- a CDS encoding tRNA-binding protein encodes MTSAEIEWADFEKVELRVGVVLTAELNPKARKPAYIFTVDFGEYGVKTSSAQVTALYKPEELIGRQVLCVCNFAPKRVAGVKSEVLITGAANADGDIVLAEFSLPVPAGHRLM; translated from the coding sequence ATGACATCAGCAGAAATTGAATGGGCCGATTTTGAAAAAGTGGAATTGCGTGTCGGTGTGGTACTGACCGCAGAGCTTAATCCGAAAGCCCGCAAACCCGCCTATATCTTTACTGTGGATTTTGGGGAGTACGGTGTGAAAACCTCCAGCGCACAGGTTACCGCATTATATAAACCGGAAGAATTAATCGGGCGTCAGGTATTATGTGTGTGTAATTTTGCCCCGAAACGGGTGGCCGGCGTGAAATCAGAAGTGCTGATAACCGGCGCTGCTAATGCGGACGGAGATATCGTTCTTGCGGAGTTTTCCCTGCCGGTACCCGCCGGTCACCGCCTGATGTAA
- a CDS encoding LysE family translocator: MLDIIHYPLFLLSVFIFAVTPGPDIAYVLGQSLANGRKAGILSALGVMLGSSVHAVAGAVGLGAIIAASPTLFTVIKYLGALYLAFLGAKMILGTLRKRGQTADDNEEVVIQKAAAKSILIRGFITTLTNPKVLLFFIAFFPQFIAAGGSYYAESFLLLGATYALLGFCTDTTLALIAGTLAARISGSPKAHYWIDRLVGTTFIALGLRLASVAR; the protein is encoded by the coding sequence ATGCTGGATATTATCCATTACCCGCTGTTTTTACTGTCCGTTTTTATCTTTGCGGTAACGCCGGGGCCGGATATTGCCTATGTACTGGGACAAAGCCTGGCCAACGGCCGCAAAGCCGGTATTTTGTCCGCGCTGGGGGTGATGCTCGGCAGCAGTGTGCATGCTGTTGCCGGGGCTGTCGGGCTGGGGGCGATTATTGCCGCATCGCCGACACTGTTTACCGTGATTAAGTATCTCGGTGCGCTGTACCTTGCGTTCCTCGGCGCCAAAATGATCCTCGGCACACTCAGAAAGCGCGGGCAGACCGCTGATGATAATGAAGAAGTGGTGATTCAGAAGGCAGCCGCAAAATCGATTCTTATCCGGGGGTTTATCACCACACTGACCAATCCGAAAGTGCTGCTGTTTTTTATTGCCTTTTTCCCGCAGTTTATTGCGGCAGGCGGCAGTTATTATGCGGAATCTTTCCTGCTGCTCGGCGCAACCTATGCCCTGCTCGGGTTCTGCACTGATACCACGCTGGCACTGATTGCCGGGACACTGGCTGCACGGATCTCCGGCAGCCCGAAAGCGCATTACTGGATTGACCGCCTCGTCGGTACCACCTTTATCGCTCTCGGTCTGCGCCTGGCATCAGTGGCCCGCTGA
- a CDS encoding acetyltransferase, producing MLIITPAKPDHFPRLVAIWESSVRATHDFLCEADIEKLHPLLLNTYLPNLNVVVAQDENGVILGFLGTDANRIEMLFVDAAIRGKGTGKFLLNYAVEQLQADELDVNEQNPQGVGFYRHMGFTQTGRSELDGEGNPFPLLHMKYTGKTAG from the coding sequence ATGTTAATTATCACCCCCGCCAAACCGGATCATTTCCCGCGCCTGGTTGCCATCTGGGAATCATCTGTCCGCGCCACTCACGATTTTTTATGTGAGGCTGATATTGAAAAACTGCATCCGCTGCTGCTCAATACCTATCTGCCGAACCTGAATGTGGTGGTGGCGCAGGATGAAAACGGTGTGATCCTCGGTTTTCTCGGCACAGACGCGAACCGGATTGAGATGCTGTTTGTGGATGCGGCTATTCGCGGTAAAGGCACCGGTAAATTCCTGCTGAATTATGCTGTTGAGCAGTTACAGGCAGATGAGCTGGATGTGAATGAACAAAACCCGCAGGGTGTCGGTTTTTACCGCCATATGGGTTTTACACAGACAGGCCGTTCTGAACTGGATGGGGAGGGAAATCCGTTCCCGCTGCTGCACATGAAATACACCGGCAAAACAGCGGGATAA
- a CDS encoding helix-turn-helix domain-containing protein, protein MKRPVISLRTYRQETLEHSHDDMWQLVLGGSGAMELTVGSDSGSVEQGRMAAIPPGYHHRFCGTGHNRQVVLELPADSLFFTSPDSLWSVLPDATRTYVDWLISYPQMIEQHPESARILLAEQLAAQLQPDGQDRRWLHTLTQQLTARPDYPWTVSEMASCCALSASTLQRRLLAATGKTPAVFLTEIRLRRAHHLICHTPLTLPEIALRCGYSTQSSLTSAFRRFYGDTPASLRIKKG, encoded by the coding sequence ATGAAACGACCTGTTATCTCATTACGTACCTACCGGCAGGAAACCCTGGAGCACAGTCATGATGACATGTGGCAACTGGTGCTGGGCGGCAGCGGCGCAATGGAACTGACTGTCGGCAGCGACAGCGGTTCGGTGGAGCAGGGACGGATGGCGGCGATCCCGCCGGGGTATCACCACCGTTTCTGCGGCACCGGTCATAACCGCCAGGTGGTACTTGAACTGCCTGCGGACAGCCTCTTCTTCACTTCCCCTGATTCTCTGTGGTCTGTGCTGCCGGATGCCACCCGTACTTATGTGGACTGGCTTATCAGTTATCCGCAGATGATTGAACAGCATCCGGAAAGTGCGCGTATCCTGCTGGCAGAGCAGCTTGCGGCGCAACTGCAGCCGGACGGGCAGGACAGGCGCTGGCTGCATACTCTGACACAACAGCTGACCGCGCGTCCTGATTACCCGTGGACGGTCAGTGAAATGGCGTCGTGCTGTGCACTATCGGCCAGTACTCTTCAGCGCCGCCTGCTGGCGGCCACCGGTAAAACCCCGGCGGTTTTTCTGACTGAAATACGTCTGCGCCGGGCACATCATCTTATCTGCCATACCCCGCTGACACTGCCGGAAATTGCCCTGCGCTGCGGTTACAGTACCCAATCTTCCCTGACCAGTGCTTTCCGCCGCTTTTACGGCGATACACCGGCCAGTCTGCGCATAAAAAAAGGGTGA
- a CDS encoding NAD(P)H-dependent oxidoreductase, whose product MKNIFIINGSKEFGGSDGKLNDHMTDIARRHLTEKGMNVRVTRIDDGYDDEQEVLNYLWADVIIYQMPAWWMEGPWIVKKYIDEVFTQSDDRFHINDGRSRRDSSKKYGSGGVLTGKKYMLSVTWNAPQEAFEDEKQFFEGRGIDSVYFPLHKTNQFTGMTSLPTFSCFDVVKNPHIDADICRYLAHLDVNIAG is encoded by the coding sequence ATGAAAAACATCTTTATTATTAACGGTTCAAAAGAATTCGGCGGCTCTGACGGCAAACTGAACGACCATATGACCGATATCGCCCGCCGCCATCTGACAGAAAAAGGCATGAATGTCCGCGTTACCCGTATTGATGACGGTTATGACGATGAACAGGAAGTACTGAATTACCTGTGGGCGGATGTGATTATTTACCAGATGCCGGCCTGGTGGATGGAAGGGCCGTGGATTGTGAAAAAATACATTGATGAGGTATTTACACAGTCTGATGACCGTTTTCATATTAATGACGGGCGCAGCCGCCGTGACAGCAGTAAAAAATACGGCTCCGGCGGTGTGCTGACCGGTAAAAAATACATGTTATCCGTGACCTGGAACGCACCGCAGGAAGCCTTTGAGGATGAAAAGCAGTTCTTTGAGGGGCGGGGTATCGACAGTGTGTATTTCCCGCTCCACAAAACCAATCAGTTTACCGGGATGACATCACTGCCGACATTTTCCTGTTTTGACGTGGTTAAAAACCCGCATATTGATGCGGATATTTGCCGCTATCTGGCTCACCTGGATGTGAATATCGCAGGCTGA
- a CDS encoding AraC family transcriptional regulator: METDDRLRCLKQLLQTYTAERSGGWDTTVPGLALCRWTGPSQAQTWTYEPGIALAVQGAKRITLGDNTYCYRPGDVLLTSVDIPAIAQVCEASEQAPFLALLVSLNLSDLPVLMQESGFQLLTSEPAVPQAVCPVTEALLSAVCRLVALLEKPDDIPVMAPLIHKEILYYLLKSGQGARLQLMAAHNKQCRQISGVLSYLKAHFDQPVSVETLCRRAQMSESSFHRHFRRVTRMSPLQYQKWLRLNEARRLLLVESADASEAAFRVGYESASQFNREYRRLFGLPPGQDKKRVLL, from the coding sequence ATGGAAACGGATGATCGCCTGCGCTGCCTGAAACAGTTGTTACAGACTTACACCGCAGAGCGCAGCGGCGGGTGGGATACGACCGTTCCCGGTCTCGCATTGTGCCGGTGGACGGGTCCGTCACAGGCGCAAACCTGGACTTATGAGCCGGGTATCGCACTTGCGGTTCAGGGCGCAAAACGGATCACACTCGGAGATAACACCTATTGTTACCGCCCCGGGGATGTATTGCTGACATCCGTGGATATCCCTGCGATTGCGCAGGTCTGTGAGGCATCAGAGCAGGCACCGTTTCTGGCTCTGCTGGTCAGTCTTAACCTCAGCGACCTTCCGGTACTGATGCAGGAAAGCGGTTTTCAGCTGCTGACTTCAGAACCCGCTGTACCGCAGGCAGTGTGTCCGGTCACAGAAGCGTTGCTCAGTGCGGTCTGCCGCCTGGTGGCGCTGCTGGAAAAACCGGACGATATCCCGGTCATGGCTCCGCTTATCCATAAAGAAATTCTCTATTACCTGCTGAAAAGCGGCCAGGGCGCACGGCTCCAGCTGATGGCCGCACATAATAAACAGTGCCGCCAGATAAGCGGCGTACTTAGTTACCTGAAAGCGCATTTTGATCAGCCGGTGTCGGTGGAGACACTCTGCCGCCGGGCTCAGATGAGCGAATCCTCTTTTCACCGCCATTTCCGCCGGGTCACCCGGATGAGCCCGCTGCAATATCAGAAATGGCTGCGGCTGAATGAAGCCCGTCGCCTTCTGCTGGTGGAATCGGCGGATGCCTCGGAAGCGGCTTTTCGTGTCGGGTATGAAAGTGCCTCTCAGTTTAACCGTGAATACCGGCGGTTATTCGGGTTACCTCCCGGACAGGATAAAAAGCGGGTTCTTCTCTGA
- a CDS encoding FecR family protein, whose translation MLIILLVFLTILAGYGVYNAILMKAKGVEEHYTHRGEIKQYSLRDGSQLKLDTESRAVVAYDNGSRAVELLSGRARFAVSENREEQRPFRVTANGVRVESGNGNFVVDIADNKVSVCPLDETVTTFFNGKTETVGPGQRLEILPEGRAKVFQRQYTDIDWLSGSLVLNNIPLSEAIEMINSYRAVPVVLLNNDKKDIIVDRVLHLSRLDEEVEEMMRSLGLTRESLPGSEAYR comes from the coding sequence TTGCTCATCATATTACTTGTTTTCCTGACGATTCTGGCAGGTTACGGGGTATACAACGCCATTCTGATGAAGGCAAAAGGCGTTGAAGAACATTACACTCACCGCGGAGAGATTAAACAGTATTCTCTCCGTGACGGCAGCCAGCTGAAGCTGGATACCGAATCCCGTGCTGTGGTGGCCTATGATAACGGCAGCCGGGCGGTAGAACTGCTGTCCGGACGGGCGCGTTTTGCCGTCAGCGAAAACCGTGAGGAACAGCGTCCGTTCCGGGTCACCGCCAATGGTGTGCGGGTGGAGTCCGGTAACGGCAACTTTGTGGTGGATATTGCGGATAATAAAGTCTCCGTCTGCCCGCTGGATGAAACCGTAACCACGTTTTTTAACGGTAAAACCGAAACGGTCGGGCCGGGACAGCGTCTGGAAATTCTGCCGGAAGGCCGGGCAAAAGTATTTCAGCGCCAGTACACCGATATCGACTGGTTATCCGGCTCACTGGTGCTGAATAATATCCCGCTGTCAGAAGCGATTGAGATGATCAACAGCTACCGCGCGGTGCCGGTGGTTCTGCTGAATAATGATAAGAAAGACATTATTGTGGATCGTGTGCTGCATCTCAGCCGTCTGGATGAAGAGGTTGAGGAGATGATGCGCTCTCTCGGGCTGACCCGTGAATCGCTGCCGGGCTCAGAGGCTTACCGCTGA